A genomic segment from Sparus aurata chromosome 10, fSpaAur1.1, whole genome shotgun sequence encodes:
- the LOC115589363 gene encoding uncharacterized protein LOC115589363, producing the protein MILRVNGKSVRGIMRDPVQFPVNCPINWTAELYREDGTGNPPLVAARRNGVCTSGDGFTDRLDLKSCFSFRRSLYTDAGLYEFRCGGGSDRVQLDVVVASELSVSEGEQVTLRCYYKTAGGQVEALRWDKNGVIVLEVDLSTGEITNGTGFEGKRLSPAGAAEGDFSLTWDQAQVQDEGDYFCSARSKDFRMGWGDPAAARLKVIKKHLDPTTPRPPLNGTTGERMETWTTVIITAAVTSVLWALCCSLVWRLKFRTPDVSPGPDGGELDLGLLTNGNPAGPQTNGGSRI; encoded by the exons ATGATTCTCCGTGTTAATGGAAAATCTGTGAGAGGGATTATGAGAGATCCGGTTCAGTTCCCTGTAAACTGTCCGATTAACTGGACAGCCGAGCTGTACCGGGAGGACGGGACTGGGAACCCGCCGCTTGTGGCTGCGCGTCGGAACGGAGTTTGCACATCTGGTGATGGATTCACCGACCGGCTGGATCTAAAGTCCTGCTTCAGCTTCCGTCGCTCACTGTACACAGATGCCGGTCTGTATGAATTCAGATGCGGGGGCGGCAGTGACCGCGTGCAGCTGGATGTGGTTGTGGCTTCTGAATTATCAGTCAGTGAGGGAGAACAGGTGACGCTCAGGTGCTACTATAAGactgcaggaggacaggtggaggctCTGAGGTGGGACAAGAACGGAGTTATTGTGCTGGAGGTGGATCTGTCCACCGGAGAGATTACAAACGGAACCGGGTTTGAGGGAAAGAGACTTTCACCGGCTGGTGCCGCAGAAGGAGACTTTTCTCTGACGTGGGATCAGGCTCAGGTCCAGGATGAGGGCGATTACTTCTGCTCCGCCCGCAGTAAAGACTTCAGGATGGGGTGGGGGGACCCTGCTGCTGCGAGGCTGAAGGTCATCAAGAAACACCTGGACCCGACGACCCCCCGCCCACCTCTGAAT GGAACCACTGGAGAAAGGATGGAGACTTGGACCACTGTCATCATTACAGCAGCTGTGACGTCTGTGCTTTGGGCTCTTTGCTGCTCTTTAGTTTGGAGGCTGAAGTTCCGCACACCAGATGTGTCACCTGGACCTGATGGTGGAGAACTGGACCTGGGACTTCTGACCAATGGGAATCCTGCTGGGCCTCAAACCAACGGGGGTTCTCGCATCTAG